A region of Anguilla anguilla isolate fAngAng1 chromosome 18, fAngAng1.pri, whole genome shotgun sequence DNA encodes the following proteins:
- the lrrc18a gene encoding leucine-rich repeat-containing protein 18: MAVGKKKGAKVRITLKIAKKSVSLTADGMRRLDLSKRGIDTFPKCLLKMADVDELDLSRNLLQKLPESIERFANLRCLDLHSNRLERLPEAIGRLPNLRHLNLCDNRLGPAVPAELGALRALRSLNLGMNRIETLPRAPFFQGLAELRELGLFDNLLGEPPEAARSLPRVRKLNAERNPFCLVAPGDGGDRARDELPRLYLRGEGDLCGACQRRSRERWGGRNPGGGSGPPNGRPRFSGLSTPNSVARETQGRWRVRNSGATETPEAT; the protein is encoded by the coding sequence ATGGCCGTGGGGAAGAAAAAGGGGGCGAAGGTGCGGATCACGCTGAAGATTGCCAAAAAGTCGGTGAGCTTGACAGCGGACGGGATGCGGCGGCTGGACCTCAGCAAGCGGGGCATCGACACCTTCCCCAAGTGCCTGCTCAAGATGGCCGACGTGGACGAGCTGGACCTCAGCCGCAACCTGCTGCAGAAGCTCCCGGAGAGCATCGAGCGCTTCGCCAACCTGCGCTGCCTGGACCTGCACAGCAACCGGCTGGAGCGCCTCCCGGAGGCCATCGGGAGGCTGCCGAACCTGCGCCACCTCAACCTGTGCGACAACCGGCTGGGGCCGGCCGTCCCCGCCGAGCTGGGCGCCCTGCGGGCCCTGCGCTCGCTCAACCTGGGCATGAACCGCATCGAGACGCTCCCGCGCGCGCCCTTCTTCCAGGGCCTCGCCGAGCTGCGCGAGCTCGGCCTCTTCGACAACCTGCTGGGCGAGCCGCCCGAGGCGGCCCGGAGCCTCCCGCGCGTCCGCAAGCTCAACGCCGAGCGCAACCCCTTCTGCCTCGTCGCCCCCGGCGACGGAGGAGACCGCGCCCGCGACGAGCTGCCGCGCCTGTACCTGCGGGGCGAGGGCGACCTGTGCGGGGCCTGCCAGCGGAGGAGCCGGGAGAGGTGGGGCGGCCGGAACCCCGGGGGGGGCAGCGGCCCCCCGAACGGGAGACCCCGCTTCTCGGGGCTGAGCACCCCGAACTCGGTCGCCCGGGAGACCCAGGGGCGTTGGCGGGTGAGGAACTCCGGCGCTACAGAGACCCCCGAGGCGACATGA